A single genomic interval of Oryza sativa Japonica Group chromosome 7, ASM3414082v1 harbors:
- the LOC4342680 gene encoding zeta-carotene desaturase, chloroplastic/chromoplastic isoform X2, translating into MRFLQFIACNDVDLYESRPFIGGKVGSFVDRKGNHIEMGLHVFFGCYSNLFRLMKKVGADNNLLVKEHTHTFVNKGGTIGELDFRFPVGAPLHGIQAFLRTNQLKVYDKARNAVALALSPVVRALVDPDGALQQVRDLDDVSFSDWFLSKGGTRESITRMWDPVAYALGFIDCDNISARCMLTIFTLFATKTEASLLRMLKGSPDVYLSGPIKKYITDRGGRFHLRWGCREVLYDKSPDGETYVKGLLLSKATSREIIKADAYVAACDVPGIKRLLPSEWRQWDTFDNIYKLDGVPVVTVQLRYNGWVTELQDLEKSRQLKKAVGLDNLLYTPDADFSCFSDLALSSPADYYIEGQGSLIQAVLTPGDPYMPLPNEEIISKVQKQVLELFPSSQGLELTWSSVVKIGQSLYRESPGNDPFRPDQKTPVKNFFLSGSYTKQDYIDSMEGATLSGRRTAAYICGAGEELLALRKKLIVDDSEKARGKVEALQTS; encoded by the exons ATGAGGTTTCTTCAATTCATTGCCTGCAATGAT GTTGATCTGTACGAGTCCCGGCCGTTTATCGGCGGCAAAGTCGGTTCTTTTGTGGATAGGAAAGGGAACCATATCGAGATGGGGCTGCACGTGTTCTTCGGGTGTTACAGCAATCTTTTCCGCCTTATGAAGAAG GTTGGAGCTGATAATAATCTGCTAGTGAAGGAGCATACCCATACATTTGTAAATAAAGGAGGCACGATTGGTG AACTTGATTTTCGGTTTCCTGTGGGAGCTCCGTTACATGGTATCCAAGCATTCCTACGAACTAACCAACTCAAG GTTTATGATAAAGCAAGAAATGCCGTTGCTCTTGCTCTAAGCCCAGTTGTTCGAGCTCTTGTTGATCCAGATGGTGCATTGCAGCAAGTACGGGATTTGGATGAT GTAAGTTTCAGCGATTGGTTCTTGTCGAAAGGTGGTACTCGAGAGAGCATCACAAGGATGTGGGATCCTGTTGCCTATGCTCTTGGTTTCATTGACTGTGATAATATCAGTGCACGTTGCATGCTTACCATTTTCACTCTGTTTGCCACAAAAACAGAGGCATCTTTATTACGCATGCTAAAGGGTTCACCTGATGTTTATCTGAGTGGTCCAATAAAGAAGTACATAACAGACAGGGGTGGTAG GTTTCACCTGAGGTGGGGATGTAGGGAGGTTCTCTATGATAAGTCACCTGATGGGGAAACCTATGTTAAAGGCCTTCTCCTATCCAAG GCTACAAGTAGAGAGATAATCAAAGCAGATGCATATGTCGCAG CTTGTGATGTCCCGGGGATCAAAAGACTTTTACCTTCTGAATGGAGGCAATGGGATACATTTGACAACATCTACAAGTTAGATGGTGTTCCTGTAGTCACAGTACAGCTTCGTTATAATGGATGGGTTACAGAACTTCAAGATTTGGAGAAATCAAG ACAACTGAAAAAGGCAGTTGGCTTGGATAATCTTCTCTACACTCCAGATGCagatttttcatgtttttcagACCTTGCACTTTCATCTCCTGCTGACTACTACATTGAAGGACAAGGTTCCTTGATCCA AGCTGTGCTAACCCCTGGCGATCCTTACATGCCATTGCCGAATGAGGAGATAATTAGCAAGGTTCAAAAGCAG GTCTTAGAATTGTTCCCGTCATCACAAGGCTTGGAACTTACATGGTCGAGTGTGGTGAAAATCGGTCAATCATTGTACCGCGAGTCACCAGGAAATGATCCATTTAGACCTGATCAAAAGACACCAGTTAAAAACTTCTTCCTGTCTGGCTCTTACACAAAACAG GACTACATTGACAGCATGGAAGGGGCAACTCTCTCAGGCAGGAGAACCGCGGCCTACATCTGTGGTGCAGGAGAGGAGCTGCTCGCCCTCCGAAAGAAGCTCATTGTCGACGACAGCGAGAAGGCCAGGGGTAAGGTCGAGGCCCTTCAGACAAGCTGA
- the LOC4342680 gene encoding zeta-carotene desaturase, chloroplastic/chromoplastic isoform X1 has product MAMAATSRAPSTLAPASFSAAGGSRRRRRCPNPRVRVGVGVRCSLDSNVSDMAVNAPKGLFPPEPEHYRGPKLKVAIIGAGLAGMSTAVELLDQGHEVDLYESRPFIGGKVGSFVDRKGNHIEMGLHVFFGCYSNLFRLMKKVGADNNLLVKEHTHTFVNKGGTIGELDFRFPVGAPLHGIQAFLRTNQLKVYDKARNAVALALSPVVRALVDPDGALQQVRDLDDVSFSDWFLSKGGTRESITRMWDPVAYALGFIDCDNISARCMLTIFTLFATKTEASLLRMLKGSPDVYLSGPIKKYITDRGGRFHLRWGCREVLYDKSPDGETYVKGLLLSKATSREIIKADAYVAACDVPGIKRLLPSEWRQWDTFDNIYKLDGVPVVTVQLRYNGWVTELQDLEKSRQLKKAVGLDNLLYTPDADFSCFSDLALSSPADYYIEGQGSLIQAVLTPGDPYMPLPNEEIISKVQKQVLELFPSSQGLELTWSSVVKIGQSLYRESPGNDPFRPDQKTPVKNFFLSGSYTKQDYIDSMEGATLSGRRTAAYICGAGEELLALRKKLIVDDSEKARGKVEALQTS; this is encoded by the exons ATGGCCATGGCTGCCACGTCCCGCGCGCCGTCCACGCTGGCCCCGGCGtcgttctccgccgccggcggcagcaggaggcggcgccggtgccCGAATCCCAGGGtgcgggtgggggtgggggtgcgGTGCTCGCTCGACAGCAACGTCTCCGACATGGCCGTCAACG CTCCGAAAGGATTGTtcccgccggagccggagcacTACAGGGGGCCGAAGCTGAAGGTGGCCATCATAGGGGCCGGCCTCGCCGGCATGTCCACCGCGGTGGAGCTCTTGGACCAGGGCCATGAG GTTGATCTGTACGAGTCCCGGCCGTTTATCGGCGGCAAAGTCGGTTCTTTTGTGGATAGGAAAGGGAACCATATCGAGATGGGGCTGCACGTGTTCTTCGGGTGTTACAGCAATCTTTTCCGCCTTATGAAGAAG GTTGGAGCTGATAATAATCTGCTAGTGAAGGAGCATACCCATACATTTGTAAATAAAGGAGGCACGATTGGTG AACTTGATTTTCGGTTTCCTGTGGGAGCTCCGTTACATGGTATCCAAGCATTCCTACGAACTAACCAACTCAAG GTTTATGATAAAGCAAGAAATGCCGTTGCTCTTGCTCTAAGCCCAGTTGTTCGAGCTCTTGTTGATCCAGATGGTGCATTGCAGCAAGTACGGGATTTGGATGAT GTAAGTTTCAGCGATTGGTTCTTGTCGAAAGGTGGTACTCGAGAGAGCATCACAAGGATGTGGGATCCTGTTGCCTATGCTCTTGGTTTCATTGACTGTGATAATATCAGTGCACGTTGCATGCTTACCATTTTCACTCTGTTTGCCACAAAAACAGAGGCATCTTTATTACGCATGCTAAAGGGTTCACCTGATGTTTATCTGAGTGGTCCAATAAAGAAGTACATAACAGACAGGGGTGGTAG GTTTCACCTGAGGTGGGGATGTAGGGAGGTTCTCTATGATAAGTCACCTGATGGGGAAACCTATGTTAAAGGCCTTCTCCTATCCAAG GCTACAAGTAGAGAGATAATCAAAGCAGATGCATATGTCGCAG CTTGTGATGTCCCGGGGATCAAAAGACTTTTACCTTCTGAATGGAGGCAATGGGATACATTTGACAACATCTACAAGTTAGATGGTGTTCCTGTAGTCACAGTACAGCTTCGTTATAATGGATGGGTTACAGAACTTCAAGATTTGGAGAAATCAAG ACAACTGAAAAAGGCAGTTGGCTTGGATAATCTTCTCTACACTCCAGATGCagatttttcatgtttttcagACCTTGCACTTTCATCTCCTGCTGACTACTACATTGAAGGACAAGGTTCCTTGATCCA AGCTGTGCTAACCCCTGGCGATCCTTACATGCCATTGCCGAATGAGGAGATAATTAGCAAGGTTCAAAAGCAG GTCTTAGAATTGTTCCCGTCATCACAAGGCTTGGAACTTACATGGTCGAGTGTGGTGAAAATCGGTCAATCATTGTACCGCGAGTCACCAGGAAATGATCCATTTAGACCTGATCAAAAGACACCAGTTAAAAACTTCTTCCTGTCTGGCTCTTACACAAAACAG GACTACATTGACAGCATGGAAGGGGCAACTCTCTCAGGCAGGAGAACCGCGGCCTACATCTGTGGTGCAGGAGAGGAGCTGCTCGCCCTCCGAAAGAAGCTCATTGTCGACGACAGCGAGAAGGCCAGGGGTAAGGTCGAGGCCCTTCAGACAAGCTGA
- the LOC107275250 gene encoding cytochrome b-c1 complex subunit 7, with the protein MLSSLSAWLVNPRRNPLARLHMNAVASRLRKYGLRYDDLYDPYHDLDIKEALARLPREVVDARNQRLKRAMDLSMKHQYLPADAQAKQTPFRGYLSDMLALVKKESAEREALGALPLYQRTIP; encoded by the exons ATGCTGTCCTCCCTGTCGGCGTGGCTGGTGAACCCGCGGCGGAACCCGCTGGCCCGCCTCCACATGAACGCCGTCGCCTCCCGCCTCCGCAAATACG GGCTCCGGTACGACGACCTGTACGACCCCTACCACGACCTCGACATCAAGGAGGCCCTGGCGCGGCTGCCGCGGGAGGTGGTGGACGCCCGCAACCAGCGCCTCAAGCGCGCCATGGACCTCTCCATGAAGCACCAGTACCTCCCCGCCGATGCCCAG GCGAAGCAGACACCGTTCAGAGGCTATTTATCTGATATGCTAGCACTG GTGAAAAAGGAGAGCGCAGAGCGCGAAGCATTGGGAGCACTCCCCCTGTACCAGAGGACCATCCCATGA
- the LOC4342681 gene encoding uncharacterized protein yields the protein MSQLQKQKRKRKMAPRLTAKRPASLSSRGRNAVLQLWCGSEKWRILQSHRRLPGGVRCSSGSPDSGGGGAPPLVRAAVSAVTELLRVLTPKNPRVVDDDLQKGDEGGGGAELDSPRSVDDVIAVLEADYQRAYFLTGNFTPDIYTEDCLFEDPTIKFRGRSRYSQNLDLLVPFFDSPSLELENIEKGLRVETKFIMATWTLRTYLRLPWRPLIAIRGNTTYDLDEEYKVTRHAESWDVSALEAIGQIFVPAPKQTDDI from the exons ATGAGCCAActgcaaaaacaaaaaagaaaaagaaaaatggcgCCAAGATTAACCGCCAAACGGcctgcttccctctcctctcgcgGCAGAAACGCAGTTCTTCAGCTATGGTGTGGATCAGAGAAATGGAGGATTCTGCAGAGCCATCGCCGCCTCCCCGGCGGCGTCCGGTGCAGCTCCGGCTCGccggacagcggcggcggcggcgccccgccgCTCGTCAGGGCGGCGGTCAGCGCCGTCACCGAGCTACTCAGGGTCCTGACTCCCAAGAACCCCAG AGTTGTTGATGATGATCTTCAGAAGGGagatgaaggaggaggaggagcagagtTGGATTCGCCGCGCAGCGTGGATGATGTGATTGCTGTTCTTGAAGCCGATTACCAGCGAGCATATTTCCTCACTG GGAACTTTACTCCGGACATATATACCGAAGATTGCTTGTTTGAGGACCCGACAATAAAGTTCCGAG GAAGGTCTAGATATTCCCAGAACCTAGATCTGCTTGTACCGTTCTTCGACAGCCCTTCACTTGAGCTTGAAAACATTGAAAAG GGGTTGAGGGTTGAAACAAAGTTCATCATGGCAACATGGACACTAAG GACATATTTAAGGCTTCCATGGAGACCCCTCATCGCCATCAGAGGGAATACAACATATGATTTGGATGAAGAATACAAG GTCACTAGACATGCTGAGAGCTGGGATGTCTCTGCATTGGAGGCGATTGGGCAGATATTCGTGCCGGCTCCGAAACAAACAGATGACATCTAA